One Lepisosteus oculatus isolate fLepOcu1 chromosome 13, fLepOcu1.hap2, whole genome shotgun sequence genomic region harbors:
- the pnpla4 gene encoding patatin-like phospholipase domain-containing protein 4 produces MTLLNLSFAACGFLGIYHLGVACALQRHGHKLLRSVKAFAGASAGALVATVLVTGPDKIEHCKEFTYSFAEEVRRQRLGAMTPGYDFMQKLREGMEQILPPNAHEIAGNCLHVSITHSKTGKNCIVSSFASREELIKVLLASSFVPVYAGINAVEYKGEKWIDGGITNSVPILPEGRTILISPFSGQLDICPEHDGLLNFNIKVMNQNIMLSKDNFIRLNQALFPPEQKKMEKLCQNGYNDAVRFLRKENWFH; encoded by the exons ATGACTCTCTTGAACCTATCTTTTGCTGCTTGTGGGTTTCTGGGAATATACCATCTTGGGGTTGCCTGTGCTCTTCAGAGACATGGACACAAGCTGCTGAGATCAGTGAAAGCCTTTGCTGGGGCGTCAGCAGGTGCTCTTGTAGCCACAGTGTTGGTAACTGGGCCAGACAAAATAGAG CATTGCAAAGAATTTACTTACAGTTTTGCAGAAGAGGTCCGCAGACAGAGACTAGGAGCGATGACCCCAGGATATGATTTCATGCAAAAACTGAG GGAAGGGATGGAGCAGATTCTGCCTCCAAATGCCCATGAGATTGCTGGGAATTGCCTCCATGTATCAATCACACATTCCAAAACTGGAAAAAATTGCATCGTCTCGAGCTTTGCCTCCAGGGAAGAACTAATTAAG GTCCTTTTAGCCAGCAGCTTTGTGCCTGTTTACGCTGGGATTAATGCTGTGGAATACAAAGGAGAG aaGTGGATAGATGGGGGAATCACAAACAGTGTTCCAATTCTTCCAGAAGGCCGTACTATTCTGATTTCTCCTTTTAGTGGTCAACTGGATATCTGTCCAGAGCATGATGGACTTTTGAATTTTAATATCAAAGTAATGAACCAGAATATTATG ctgTCAAAGGATAATTTCATAAGACTCAATCAAGCCCTGTTTCCAccagagcagaagaaaatggaaaagctgTGTCAAAATGGATACAATGATGCTGTGAGGTTTCTCAGAAAAGAAAATTGGTTTCATTAA
- the LOC107079178 gene encoding cytotoxic T-lymphocyte protein 4-like: MFHLLKLMFIPGIIGELRMVATDSQITARQHPQKITSFPGGSVAFICEFNYVVANPLVIDVSWHHQSDVHQYTFAKDNARLVQYSSNIHLHGNFSKGFSVLVIEDIQPNYTGTYFCEVLLIQPPPVKVTGKGTVLKVYDKEECKDQKSYWWNYIFIALSATSCTLLFAVMFMLVRKCLGRAKHITNKEQRKSEKKMEPIATISQEYEDMTFLRSQPAC, translated from the exons TGGCCACTGATTCACAAATAACTGCAAGGCAGCATCCTCAGAAGATTACAAGTTTCCCTGGTGGAAGTGTTGCCTTCATATGCGAGTTCAACTATGTGGTAGCTAATCCTCTAGTAATAGATGTGTCCTGGCATCATCAGAGTGATGTCCATCAATATACCTTTGCAAAAGACAACGCACGTCTTGTTCAGTACAGTTCAAATATTCATTTACATGGCAACTTCTCCAAGGGGTTTTCAGTTCTTGTCATAGAAGACATTCAGCCAAATTACACTGGTACATACTTCTGTGAAGTTCTGTTAATTCAACCCCCACCTGTAAAGGTTACAGGAAAGGGAACAGTGCTGAAAGTATATG ATAAAGAGGAATGCAAAGATCAGAAAAGCTACTGGTGGAACTACATTTTCATAGCTTTGTCTGCAACCTCCTGTACATTGCTATTTGCTGTAATGTTTATGCTG GTAAGGAAATGTCTGGGCAGAGCCAAGCATATAACaaataaagaacaaagaaagagtgaaaaaaagatggaaCCTATTGCCACCATCAGTCAAGAGTACGAAGATATGACATTTTTAAGAAGCCAACCTGCCTGTTAA